GATCACACTAGCAATAGACCATTAGGTGTGCAAAAATATAAACTATGGAGAACAACATACTAAGACAAAAACAAGTCCATGATAAGCTTCACACAAAGGTTCAAACACATACGAGATAAGCAACAAAAGCAATGCTCATGAATGAAACAAGAGGACAATAGGCAACCGGATTTTCCCCCTTTGGTCTCAGATAGTTGTGACTATCTCCTAATCCACGTTGGATCACCTTTATGTCACCAAGACCACAGTTAAGCTCCCTTGACAAACCAAGCCTCAGTCTCCACTCTAGATTGACAGCCGAGCACAAAGGTAGGATCCTTCCAAATAAGAACTACACCAAGACGGTCACCTAATGCTCTTGTGggccgtctaggtggtggaaaATACCATGGGTAACAAGTCTCCAACTTCGACTTGATGAATCTGCAAGCCAAAGATCTCAAGGATGCACACAAAGATGTCTCCTAAGCGCTCTCATTGACTTGAAATGGCCTCACACCCTTCACAAAGTCCCTCAATCCCAAGGTGAAGACACATCCAAGTGACCAAGTGTAAACATATATATAGCCCACGGGCGGGTTGCTAGCCATTGGACAAAAGTGTGCAGACACAATGATCACCGGATGAACCACTGGGTACCAAAACCCTATGACAAATCATATGGTGATGCGACACTGCCCAGTTTTCCTATGATTAGAAAAGAATATGCCAAAATATTCCTCACCAGATGATCCACCTCTAACACTAAGATATGCCACTAGAACATACAGTGAACACCAGTAAGCATGGCCAACGCAACTCAGGTTTTTCATAGTTCCACTAGATGATCTGCCAGTCCCGCAAAAGTGCCATATATAGGATCGTATGGTTGTCACCAGTACACATGGCCACCTTTGAACTAGCTGTTACATAGTTCCACCAAATGATCTACCGGAGGCCGCAAAAAAGACACCACTGGATCACATGGTGAACACTATAGGAACTTGGCCAGGCTGAGTTGAAGTCTTGCGTAGTGCCATAGGATCATCTGCTGCCTTTGAATGATTGAAACAGTGCACAATCTAGTGCACTTTCTGGCTCTGTCTTAAGTCGAATCTTGTCCAATTCAACTTTGCTTCTTTGAGGTCCATCTGAAATTCTCAATCCATTAGAGCCACTTGTGAGCTGACTTGGTATGAGTTGCTCATTGTGTGCATACAATTGCTCTGAATTCAAACTTCCATTAAGCTACTCGTCGTTGATCCCCAATAGTACGTACGACCAAAGATATTATAATAAAATCAGGGCTGATATCTTAAAATTGATCCGGGTGATATTTTTTCACGTAGTTTtcaaaaatgaagaaaaaaaatcacCAATCCAATCAGCGTGCACCACATGCAAGCCTGAGCAGGGATGAAACCTCTTTGTACATTGTCATTTAAAAAACATTATAACAAATAGTTGTGATGGGATTGAGAAACTCACAAACTAAACACAATCAAGCTTGTTTAAAGTAATGTGTCCAAAGTTGGTTTGTTAACACATACGTACATGCTGGGAACTTATAGGGCCACAATCTTGTATTTTGATTAGCGTGTTACATGACGTGAAATTCGGACATGCTAACACGTATGGATATTGGGAATAACAAAACCGTGAACTTTGGACATGCTAACACGTACGAAAAGTTATAAACAGACACGTTAGATGCATGGACAGCTAACACACTAATCAAAATATGGCATGTCCAAAGCTGCTAAATAAAAAGATTTACCACATCTaacaaatcatgcatgcatcaataaatctagaaaaaaattATATCTAAATGTTTTCTTATTTATCCTATTTTATaaaaaaactaaataaatatatattgccTCCTAGGAGGTAATATGTGATCGCAATCATCCAATCTAACTAAATGAACAGCTCAGCTATTTGAGAGTACCGCAGCAAAGCCCTCATCCTTTAGACTAGAAATCTCCTGAAGGTAATTCTCAAAATCCTTAGGAGTAGCAGACTCTATATACTAAAAGCAAGTAAAAGCTCTAGCCGAGTGGACTCCATGTGGAGAAAAAAAACAGACTCAGTCTTTGTAGGCTTCTATGTGGCCTGGTCAAGCTTAGCAGTAACAGTGGTGGCCTTGGTAGAGATACACGAAGAAGCAACACCAGCCATTGTAGCAGTAGAGGAATCCTGAAGACGAGTCACCAACAGATCATCAGAGTCAAGTGAGACAGCGCTAGGGTGTCAAACAACATAGAGATAGAGTGATAGACGTGTCAAACTAAAGGCTGCTTGGCAAGAGAAGGGACACTAATCCAAGTATAATGTTCAAGGTATGGTCCCGGCGAATCTGGACTAGAGGAGGTCCTATATCATGTCCAACAGTAAACTAAGGTGCTGGAGGAGCCATCAAGCCAAACTGTAAGCCCTACTGCTGTAAGAACAAGATATGAAGAGCAGCAAAGGGCGGGGTTGCACTGATAAGTGAGTGAGATGTCATGGCCTAAGCTGAGGTATGGCAATGCCAATCTGCTGAAACAGGTGTGAAATTATAAGAGTGTTCTATTGTTTGTCCTCATAGATTTGATCAATCAACAAGTTAGGATACAGCAGGTATTGAACGTATGGATTCAAATCACTACTACTGAGAGTATTTGTAGTCTCTAGGTGGTTATCTAGTCGCCTCTACAAATCTGATTTCTACAGGCAGCTAGGAATAGAAGATGCCTTAGAAATAGAGTTTGTCGGGGCAGCTCGAAAtacagccacctctacaaatcatTGTGTAGAAATCATAAGTCTAGGCCCAAAAAAGAGCAATTTTTTAAATAGAGGAGATCCCACCAGGCTCAAAGTCAAAAGTTACGTGATTTTTTGCGCGAAAAACGTGCGTTTTGTGGCGACAAGGGATCGATCCCGCGACCTAAGGCATTACGCGTTACTCCTCTAACCACTGTACCAAAAAGACAGCAGTCTTCATAAGGCATATTCATTCTCCTCATATTATCTACATCCTATTTTAAACTGAGCATTGGGAtcctaaacaaattcaaatgaaaaaagtttttaattgcaaagttgtagatatcgtcAAGAACTATAATTTTGCTTCTGGTTGTTTCTCCAGtagaggtcgtttgaaaattttaaatttgaaatatgAGAAAtgcaaacgtagtttttcttggatagatgattttaaatgaaaaggttgtcaactataaagttgtataactcttcgagatctataactttgtttttgATCGTTTCTacatccaaggtcatttgaaaattcGAATTTTAATATGCTGCACCATTTTCAGAGATGGCTCTAGATCTAGCCGTCTCAACAAATTGATTTTTAAAAGCGGATCTAGATCCCGCCGCCTCTAGAAATCCAATTGTAGAGGCGGTTGCATTTAGAGCAGCCTCTAAAGATAGGAGCATTTGTAGAAGCGGCCGAAATGAATTTGTAGAGGCAGCTCGTTTCGAGAccgatttgtagaggtggctctaAATTAATTAAGCCGCCTCTATTAAAAAATAGAGGCGTTGCTAAAAATCAAATATGTAGTAGTGGATATAAATTATCGATTAAGTATCTAAATCCCTTGGGTTAGATACTCTCTCTGGAAATAACCATACCATTTACACCCCTATTCACGATACAATTAACTGCTCCCATTTTTTTGCCTTTCTGTTAAAGTGTTAGTGTTGCAAAATTAAAGTAGTACACACATTTCTTCAAATACATTTCTATTTTCAGTATTTATTTTACAAAGTAAGATATAAACTGTATGCTTCTTTGCTATCTGTTCCTGCATGCAGTTTTGGGAAGCTGAGGCAACAAACTTGAGGCAGCAACTGCATAACTTACAAGAAAGTCATATGTATGATCCCTTCCCATCCCCCCTTGACCCACCTCCCCTCCCCTTTGAATTATACGGATGTGCAGTGTTTGGAAACTAACAAGCATATTTCAGTAGTGTGCATCCACAACTCGACAATATGGTTTAATTATAAGCATGAGGAAGAAGAAAATACTACTTGCCATTCCCCAACAACATGGCTGTTCACCTGTAATGCTGTCTCGGTGTTATGTCCAATATGAATGCGGACACTTTAGTATGTAATAAATGAGCTCTCTGATTTCCCCAGAAAGAGAGAAGAATTAAAAACGTAAAAAGCAAGGATAATGTTGTAATGCGGACATTTTAGTAAGTGATACAATAGTGTGGCACAATAGGAGTAAAAAGCAAGGATATAGCAGTGAAACAATATTCCAACATATGTCCATTAAGTGCTATCAAAATTTACTCTGAGCGGATAGATGTGTTCCATTATCCATTATCCATTATCCATGCTTCATGCATTCTATTCATTGCCCACGAGAAATGCTGACAAGATAGAGTCAATCTTTTCTAATACCAGGGTCAGACATCCTAGGACCTGCCGTATAGAAAACAAGGACGACAGATCTTCTCACATCGTATAGTGCACCACTGCACAACGATAATGTTGAAAATCTATGTTTGAAAAATGAATGACTTTGTATGATAACAAACGAGAGCATCAACATAGATAAAATGCTACCAAAAGCTGACTGTCCATTTTTGTTATACTAAAGGTTACATACATTAGGAAGTCGAAACACACAAATAAAAATCTAAGAGAAACTTAAAAATTACTTTGGTGTGCAATAAAGTTGGAATGATACGTTGTCTCAATAAGCTATACTGCAGGCAATTGCTGGGACAAAATCTTTCTGGCCTggaagcaaaagagttgaaaaattTAGAGAACCACCTGGAAATGAGCCTCCATAACATTCGGAAAAAGAAGGTAATATCTGCTTCCCGATGTGGAGATCAATCACCAGATGAGAGTCATTAACACCTCTCTTCACAGGATAGCGTAATAATCAATCAAATTCAAGAGTTGAACAAGAGGGTTAGTTGATCTATCTAGTTTCATCATAACCACTTTGTTAAATAGATTATGGTCAACTCTCCCTAATTGAATTTCAGGAAAACATTATGCTTCAAGAATACAAGGAACTAGAGCATCATTTTGacatcaatcaccaggagaacaTGAATTTGCAGAAAAAGGTGGGATCCTATTACAACTAGTATTACAGAAAAACCCGAAATAGAAATATTCTTCTATATGTTTTTAGAAGAGCTTGAACTAGGGGAATGCCTCCCCTGAGATATTTCGTTGAGGAAAAAATTTCAACCACAAGGTCAAGAAAAGGCCATGAACCCCGTCTATTGAATAGCATGAGTGGCCTTTTTTTTGGAAACGGAGAGTTGAGCTCCCAACCAGTAGGTCCAACACATTCTGAATATTATGTTGCGAGTTTAATCCTATTTTGTTTCTTAGGTGCATGTACAGCAAGGAGTAGATGGTGGAGATAAAAGTTCTGGTACTGAGTACAACATTGGTGGTCCAGATGAGGATTTAACTTCAGTTCGTCTGGAGCTAGGCCAGCCACAGCACGTAGCCAAAGAGGAACTGGAAGAACCAACATTGAGGTAAGTGTTTCATGCTAATCTGACAaactattttttttgtttgataTCAGTGCATATCAAATAATATGTTGACCAGTCACTGAAATTTCAGACGGCTTTGACTGCGTTGAATGGGAGAATCACGAGCGGGCTTACAAGCTGGAGTTGGCTTTACCATTACTACAGGCGCTATATCAATAGTCCTGCAACTGTTCAAGTTCAAGTGCTGTGAAAACAATTGCATTAATTGTACTCATCAGTATCATTTGACACATTTGTCTATAGTATTCAGTATGATTGTTTTTTTTCGAAAGgatggcaaaagctttgccgcaaATTTTATTAGATGATAAGAAGAAAAACCTTTACACACGAAAACAGGAAGCAAAACAGAAACAAAACCTTTTTACAACTAGAACTACTGGAACTGAACTGTCCATGACAACTGAAAAAACCTGGATTGTTCAACTGCTAGGCGATGGCCATAAACGAAGCTTGCATCAGCTATGATTCCGtcattccattggttcttatTGATTTGGCGTCTCCATTGCCATGCGGCACTGGGTAATATCATCTTTACACAAGCCCACAACCTGTCTTGGGTTTAAAGATTTTTGTTGGAAAGTTCGCCTGTTTCTCTCCTTCCAAATGTTCCACCAAAAATAGATTATTATCCCATCAAACTTTCTTCTCAGTATGATTGTTGGAAAGTCTATTTTGTATTGTCCTGTAAAAAGATGGTATACCTGTCAGATCATGGATGAAACTTGTAAAGTATCTGAGTCAGCATGTGTAAGATTCATCTAGTAAAGTTTTACATCCACAAGTGTATTCATCATACTCATACACGCTTCTGGTGTAGAGTCTGCAGGTTACCCATTGCATAAACATCTTTTATGAACAAGTTCTACTTTACGATTTTTCCTGCTGTGTGATTTCTAATTTTTCATAACTTCACAACAAGATCCTAATTTTTTAATAAGTGTTGTTGGGCCGAACACGTGGTCAGAATGAACAATATACAAACCGGTGAATTTTGGGTGTCTACGCCTTTGTATGGGTAGGCATTGTCCACGAACGAGTGACCCACGGATGAAATTAACAATATACAAAAATGAATTGAAAAagtcactactggaaaccggcactttgccgagtgcctgcggcactcggcaaagcctgaaatacactcggcaaaggctttgccgagtgccgcactcagcaaagggcactcggcaaaaaattaatcgacaaagaagcctttgccgagtgccggaaaagcactcggcaaagatttacactcggcccGTTCATCCAGCGCCACCGGCCATCAAAGTTgctgcattttttgcgcaaaGTTCGCGGCAAACGcggccggcgggattcgaactcacgacctctctctcgcgtgtctgctgctctaccactgcactacactgtcacttgtgtctagattccgttatctatcctcatatattataataaaccgagagtaaattgcttgtttgaggccataaacgaattcaaatcaaaaagtggtcaactacaaagtttcataacttttcgagatctacaatttttatttaggaagtttttccatccgaggtcgtttgaaaaattcaaattttaaatttgagagattcaaacgtagttttgcatgataagatgatttcaaatcaaaaagttgtcaactacatagtttcaaaacttttggagatctacaattttcatttaggaagtttttccatccgaggtcttttgaaaaattcaaattttaaaattttcaaattcaaacgtcgtttttgcatgacaagatgatttcaaatcaaaatgttgccaagtaCAAAATTTcgtaacttttcaagatctacaaagtttattttggtcatttgtttatCCGACATaatggtagtaacattattcataaatcttatatatctctcttctactttcatgaaactaatatgagacatatgagagagatgtagattttgtgaacaacgttattgttgctttgtcaaatgaagaaatgaccaaaataaactttgtagatcttgaaaagttatacaactttgtagttgaaaagttttttatttgaattcatttagggcctcaaaaattgctttgaaaaaaataatttgccgagggccaaaaaaatgcacacggcaaaatgcctctttaccgagtgccaaaaaaaaggcactcggcaaattacatCTTTGgcgagtgccgaaaaaaaacactaggcaaagccatctttgtcgagtgccaaaaaaaacactcagcaaagccgtctttgccgagtacccgatAAAATGCAATCGACAAAACttccggcactcggtaaagtgctGGTTTCCGGTAGTGAGTGCTTCTAACCCTCTTCAATTATTACTCTGATTTGATTTACCTCCTTAAACTAGAAAATTGGATGTTTTGGCTCCTTCAACTATATCTGCACGAGGAAGGTAAATCAGACTACATTGATAGTTTATTGGTTCAAATAGACTTTACCAAGGAAATGATGGACCGACCTGGGTGGCGATTCTAGGGCGACTATGGGGCGACTTCTAGGGTTTAGGCTGCCGCCAGTTCCTTTACTGCACGGTGACCCCCGGTCCCTGTTGGCACACCAAAGCGCCGGCTTCTACGTGCCCTCTACCATGACGGCAAGCCTACTAGGCTGGCCAGGAGTGGATCGCGTGTTTCTCATCGATCGCATCTCATCATTTTTATGGATTCCATTTGAGGTGATTCCCATCACCGTCGGATCTTGTTTGGTGGGTGGATCGGTCCGCCTAAGGCACCTTTAATTCCAACCAACAGGAGTTAGGGTTTAATTATCCTTTCGGCTGGGTTCCCAACTCGGACGTCTCCATCTTTGCTATGTGCATCTTCCATGGTGGGGTAAAAAGGGATCTCCTATGAGGAGATTGCCCATCCGAACTACGGTAAGGTGTACGTGTAGATCGGGAGACAGTATGATGGTGGGGATAGATGCGAGGAGGACGCGGTGAAGGATCTGCAAGACCTGGTCCATGCTAAAGACAAAACCCCAGAAGACATGGGGAACTTGACTACACAGACTGGGTTAGAGACACCAGTGATTGATAGAAGACTCATAGTGCACGGCAATGGCAATTTGGGGGAGGGGAGGTGAGTGATGAGGAGTTTGTGTTTGACGAAGAGGAAGTGGTGGTTGAAGTGTAGGATAGATGGATGGCGGTGGCACTCTACTACTCGAGCCAACTGTACAACACCAAGGATATGTTTACAGAACTGAGTATTGCATGGGGAGTGGAGCCGGTGAAGGTGAGGCTAATAGGGGACCTAGTTGAATTTGGTTCAGAGCAGATGCTGAATTTCATGGTGAATGAAGGGTCGTGGAAACACAAGGGGTACGCCCTCATCTTTGTAAGGTATGATGGCTTTTCAAAGTTGTCAAACATGATCATCCTGAATCTCCCGGTGTGGACTCGTATCTATGACATCCCGGTGGGCATGATGACCAGCTTCTTTATTCGGGCACTTGGCAATAAGGTGGGACTGGTCCTAGAGATTGGGGAATCCATCAAAGACTTCAAGAGAGTGAAGATCAATTTTCCCCTGGCCGATCCACTGAAAAAGAGCATTCCGATTAAGGTGAAGAGTTGTGGTGTCATGGAGTTTGTGGTCAAGTATGAAGGAGTCCCTTTGTTTTGCTTCAATTGTGGCCACATTGGCCATGCGATGAGGGAGTGAACTAAAGAGAACATTAAAGACAGTGCTAAATTTGGGAAGGAGTTGTGTGCCTCACCGCTCCATAGGCAGTTGGGTCGGTCTATCTCCATTCAGGTTGTGGCTTCTAATGCCAAAAGAGGTCTGAACTTCAGCGGCCCACAAAGGGACTATGTGGCATCAATGCACAGCTCCTCTGGTGTTTGGCAACAAGGAAACACTACTAAGGGTGCAACAAGTGGTCATGGTCCAATGGGACCAACGATGGGTGAGGAAGATGCTTCTGTAGTACCACCAAAGGCGGGCGTAAGCCAGGACATCACCAACGATCTTGCTCACGGTGTTCAGAAGATGGTGGTGGATGGCAAAATTCCAAATCTCAATGTGTCCCTGCCATTTTCAATGGAGGCTATGGTGAATGTGAAGGAAAGAGTCTCATGCTTTGACTCTTTTGTTGACTCTAGTGGTAATTCCCAGTCTCTCTCTCAGAGTATTGGCGCCAAGGTGGGACAAATAGCAAAGTCTTCTCTGTAGGAAGGGATGGCTACTACCAAACATGGCAAAGCTAGCGGTGTGGAGAGGAAGGGAACCTAGAAAGGACCTAGTGTGGTCAAGGATActgatgaaaggatcaagatacccaagaggggggttgaattgggcttCTCTAAATTTTCTCGCAACAATAAAGTCCTAtcgcttagcccatttcaccccttgtgcctaaaagtgATATCTATTTTACCGAACAAAATTtttacaccctaggttccaatcctactctagcatggcaattctaggaatgtaaatacaagaatgtaattgctcaaatataaatactcaaagtaaagagaggaaaaggaacacggtgatgttttcccAAAGTATCGGAGAGTCGGCACTCCCGACTAGTCCCCATttgagcacctgcgcaagggtatagctccccgaTGAGTCCACGAACAGCCACGCCCGCCAGCTTGTGGCAAACCACTAGGGCAACTAGCGAGGCATCTCCCTATTGGGGGTTGTGCACACGCACCGACCCTGATGACGTTGGGGAACGATCATGTCCCCTCGACCGACTAGTGTGGTCCACCACACTCGGAGCCAACGATGCCTCCGAAGGGTGCGGCGACCGTGCCTGCTTTGCCTCTCATTCGATGGTGGTGTCTTCGCTCACAGCACACTTCCTTGATGTAGGAACATCGTCGTGCGTCTCTATATCACGCCCGCCACTGACGGATGCAGCCATAGGCTCATGGTGCTCCATCGAGGTCACGATAGCACCCCTGCCTCCTTCATCCTCAAAGGCACTCACATCGCTACCCATCTCCATGGGcccctctgactcgagctctgcctccacgTCGCTTTGGCTCTCGCCCACCTGGACCCATCggctgatctccttctcctttttgAACCTCCTCTAGGCCTTCTTAGCTTTCTTATTCTTCTTGGCAAGCGCCACCTCCCTCTAGGCAGCTTGCCGAGCTATGCCTTCTAGCCCCCTTGGAAGATGCGGCCAAGATTTATAGCCCGAGAGTCCCTTCGAAATGGGCAACTCGAAATCAATCGCAACATCAAAAACAAGGAGGATAAGGTCACATGAAAAGAGGGCATACTAGATTGGATAGCTTCACAGCGTGAAGAGGTCCGGGCGTCCCTTTGTGGGAATCTTTCTCCCTTAGTTGCAGCACCCGATCGAGTCGACTCCAGACTTTGTCCTTTGGCAACTCCTCCGGCGACGCGTGGTTGGGATCCATCGGGTCGGAGTACTCTCACATCGGCTGCCTTCTCTCCGCCAGTAGGGTGACCCAATGACGGAAGAAGGTATGAAAGACCcgcaacccatcgaggccatgctgcaccaACTTTTGAAGCTCTATCTCGATGACCTCCAACTCATTCTACCGATCGGCgggaccccacgaccagctttccctcctctctggCCTTCTTCTGGTAAACATCGGGAATGGCACCTCTGCCgggttcttgatgtagaaccactcaccgtgccaccccggttggagtcatagggggagtatgtAGGGTAGGGGTCCGACATCTTCGGTTTCTTCTACAAAGCGAATCCCCCAACCAACACGATTCTGGGTGGCCTCCCCTTGGACAGGGCTCACCCACTGAAGACCCGACGTAAGAAGTCCACatatggctccatcccgaggaaggcctagcagacggtgatgaagccagcgATGTGCATCACCCCAATCAgattgaggtgctacaactccaggccccactcattgaggagcccacatagGAACTAGTGCACGGGATAACtgagcccacgctcgtggaaggcaaggaaggatatGACCTCATTGGCATGGGGGTGCAGAACAACCTCCCCTAGCACAGGAGCACTccaatgcaccacctccttcgatggGAGCAGTCCCTTCTTGGTGAAGGCGGCTAGCACATCTTCATCCACGCTAGAaggcctccagttcgacatcGTGCCTTGGATTTGTGAATGAATCTACGAGTTTTCTCTCCCTCACTTTACcgtcctctctcctagaaaccgccgTGGCGCACGAATGGGCTTGACAAAAAAGAGAAAGGAGAAGAGGCaacagttggagaaaggcgaaagaatgggaggaaaaccctctcccttccccctatttaatgcggaGAAGCGTGCGGTGGGACGCATCCTGGTTGATGGGACGTGCCCTGCCCAATGAAACATCGTCTGGTTAACGGGATGTGGCCTAGGCTAGGCCCACCACTAACGCAATCCAGGcataggaaacaaggcgcaactacACGCAAATgaccctccaccttcctaggtagggtttggaagggcccaccaatagaatctccatcaaagaGAGGCCAATGAGTCACTCGAGTTGATCGGACGGCAGCTAGgtgataggtaaggagcaatgggatgccccatgcgggttatgctggtcccatcatgaacgatggacacGGATCTCTTTCacacatatccgataagagctccctagacccgtcactcgagccattgaggtaaTTTTAC
This sequence is a window from Miscanthus floridulus cultivar M001 chromosome 10, ASM1932011v1, whole genome shotgun sequence. Protein-coding genes within it:
- the LOC136488253 gene encoding MADS-box transcription factor 23-like produces the protein MVRGKTVIKPIEDKTSRHVTFSKRRSGLFKKARELAVLCDAQVGVLVFSSAGRLYDYSSTSTRSIVERYQDTKEGSQLMSASTESKFWEAEATNLRQQLHNLQESHMQLLGQNLSGLEAKELKNLENHLEMSLHNIRKKKDSVIINQIQELNKRENIMLQEYKELEHHFDINHQENMNLQKKVHVQQGVDGGDKSSGTEYNIGGPDEDLTSVRL
- the LOC136488254 gene encoding uncharacterized protein, which translates into the protein MAVALYYSSQLYNTKDMFTELSIAWGVEPVKVRLIGDLVEFGSEQMLNFMVNEGSWKHKGYALIFVRYDGFSKLSNMIILNLPVWTRIYDIPVGMMTSFFIRALGNKVGLVLEIGESIKDFKRVKINFPLADPLKKSIPIKVKSCGVMEFVVKYEGVPLFCFNCGHIGHAMRE